The DNA sequence CAGCAATGTATGCAAGATATAACTTTCTACGAACTTTCTAGATTTTTCCGACATTGGAGGCGCACCCCCCtgaatttatttttagacctAATTATCAGGACTAGTGCAAACGAGGTTTAATCGAACCAATGTGAGGAATTCATATGCACCGAATCCCTGTAATAACATGTACAAGGGGCTTTAATCTACTCTATACATCTTACATTTGAGATTGCTATGTATTGCATCCAACGACTCAAAATTGTACGCTGCCACTGTATCAGGCGTACCGGGACTGCTTTCCCTGTGCAGTGAGCTTTTACGTAGAAAATCCCTGATAAACCATGAGGTGTGGTGCAAATCCTGATCACCTGAACGCGGTGATGTGTTTTGTCAGAACGCTTACGCCCAGCTCGCATGGCATCGGACGATGTCCagtgttctatttttatcgTAGATTTCAGCCATAAAGAAGCCAGAATAGAAATCGTGCAAGAACCTCTCCTTGCTGACCTCCTACCGCTATCTCAGCTGCATTTTAATGACTATGGACGACTTCAACGACAAATATGAAACGACGACCGTTATTGGTGTTACTGAATCCAGCATGGATGAATATTCCCCTTCGATGACACAGGAAAATGAGGGAACAGACATTGAGAAAGGAAAAGTACTTACCCCAGAACCCACAGTTGTCGACTTAAAGGCGCAGGAGGACGAAGAGTGGGAGACGGATCCAGATAACGCCAGAAACTGGTCATGGTCTCGAAAATGGGTGGCGACTGGCATAGTACGCCTATAGGTCTTGTGCTCGCTGAAAACTCTGATCATCTGATAATTATTATTATCAGGTTTCGTTCTACACATTTGTACCTCCTTTTGCAAGCTCTATGATGGCCCCCGGCCTTCCCGAAATCAGTGAAAGGTTCCATATCGATAATCCAACCCTTTTAGCTCTAACTCTAACGATATTCCTTTTGTCTTTCGCTCTTGGGGTACGTCGCCATTCTTTAAATGGCTCAGTTACCTGCGGGTCCGATTCACTGCTGTTTATAGCCCCTTTTTTATGCTCCGCTCTCAGAGATGTACGGCAGAACTGAAGTGAGTCAATTGCATTACGGTTACATGGGAATGTCGAGAGGTTGCATATTGACCTCTCGTGATAGATCCTTCATATTGGGAATCTACTTTCCATGGTATTCAGCCTTGGCTGCGCATTTTCTCCCAACGTTGGAACACTTCTCGCATTCCGTTTCCTATGTTCGTCTCTGATGTTACATATCAGATTTTCTTTCGGTAAAGTTGATCCATATTTTTAAGCGGGATTCTCAGGGAGTGCTCCCCTGGCTATTGGCGGCGGTTCGGTCAGCGACCTTTTTGCTCCTCGAGATCGGGCATCGGCGATGGCATTTTATAATTTAGGACCTATACTTGGTGGGTGAATGTGCACTTGCTGGAAGATTAAACCTACTCATCATTTGAACAGGTCCAGCTATTGGACCAGCGGTCGGAGGTTTCATCACACAAACCATCGGCATAAAATGGGTGTTCATTGTAATTGCTAGTAAGTAGTTTTTACATTTCTTCAAACATCACTCAATGAAATTGTCGGCTCAGTTACATGTGGTGCCCTTAGTTTAATCAGTATACCTCTTCTTCGAGAAACTTACGCACCTGTGATTCGCGCTCGCAAAGCGAGACGTGATGGCGACGTAGAAAAGGCCGCTAGAGTGCACCCTATGCTTGTCCAAGCTAAAGGAAATTTGCTCAGTTTGCTTTGGATGAACCTTACAAGACCGATAGAATTGTTATTCAGGAGCTTCATATGCTTTATTTTGAGCCTATTCATGTCTCTGTAAGTCCTAATTAAAAATACGGCAACAATTAGGAATGCAGCTGATCTTAGATTTCGCCTTGTTACATTTTTATCAGTCTCTACGGTATAACCGTTGTTTAGGTGTATTTCGTCGACACCAAACTAATAGCATATTTCGTTTAGGCATCTATTATCTGATGCTCTCTACGTTCCCGGGTAAGCCGGATTTGAAAGGCAATTATGGGTATCAGATACATTAACAGTTTAGTTTAGATCTCTTTAATCATACGTACGGTTTTGGTCCAGGTGTAGGCGGGCTTGCATATCTCGGGATGGGTGTAGGATTCTTCATGGCCATGTTTTTTGCTGCCAGAGTAGCGGATGCAATATATAAAACGGTAGGTTTAAATTTTGATCCAGAAAATTTAGACCTAACTTTGGCTCAGTTAGCAGATCGAAATGGAGGCCAAGGGAAGCCTGAGATGCGTATGCCTGCCATGGTAGTTGGAGCGATTTGTATTCCAATCGGCCTTCTGTCAGTCTTTGAGATTACCTTCCTATTTTTAATGTTGTGCATTACTGAGTACAAGTTGTTTGTGCTACAGATGGTATGGTTGGACAGCTGAAGCAAAAGTACATTGGATTGTTCCTATCATTGGGACCACCTTTTTTGGATTTGGTACGCCTGAAACTACAATTTTAACTTCTTGGTTCCATTTTGCTAACCTTTCTCTCGAAGGAATGACGACAGTATAGTACGTGTAATAAATTTCTGAATTATGCTTCCATTTCTAACGTATATGCAGCCTACCCATCTCCCTATACCTTGTTGATGCCTTTAGATACGCCGCAAGCGCGCTAGCCGCTGCTTCTGTAAGGAATGCTATCCTACCTATGAAATCTGATTAACTCATCTTCACCCAAGGTCTTGCGGTCGTTGTTCGGCTTTGTGTTCCCTCTTTTTGGGGAGCAGATGTTTAGTGCGttgggagaaggaaaaggaaataCTGTGCGTACTCCAATTATTATCGACAGGACGATACACCGACATACCGTTACCCAGCTGCTTGCGTGTGTTGCATTTACTCTGGGAATTCCCTTCCCGATCTGGATATACTACAAGGGAGAAGCCATCCGAGCCAAAAACCCGTTGTCAAATGGATCCATGTAGGCTTCTGGATTTATGTTCAAAAAAGGCTAAGTGGCGCACAAGGTGCCAATGCCCCGTTTTGGTCATCACCTGTCCATCAAAGGTTAATCCATGATACACGACCCTGACATGGCAATCATGGTGTTTTTAGAAGAGCCGAATTGACGCCCGTAAAAGTTCTACTGTCGAACGTAATGACAGGGGTACATATAGCAATACAACTTCGTGCATGAATAGCTGAATGTTACAAGGGTTAAAAAATCGAACTCATCAACACTCTCCTAAAAATCTATTTTTGGGCATTGGTTGTTTATAATCGTCCACCCATGTCGTGAGGTTCTTATTGGTGTACGCCTCGATATATCTGTACAAGGTCTAATCAGATTTTACGTCATAAACTGGATAGGAGGACATACTGGTTTATATATGCCTGTGTGGGGAAATCTTTCGGGTCGCATCCAATGTTGATCGAGCCTTTGGGCTGATATACCCGAATCCAGTCTACTCTCATTTTTGTTGGGAACTTGAGATTGTCCAGGTCAACTGTTCCAAAGTTCTCTGACATTCCCAGGTTTATGATTAAATACTAGTATACAGGAGTTAGTTGTGTTTGTAGGTTAAGATATTAACACTTACCATAGGTTCCTGAGGGATCGGTCGTGCCGATATTTGAACATCAGGGTCGGCGTCCATTCCAGAGGCCAGCAAGGTCCAGGTGGGCTCGTCATCAGAGATCCAAGTAATATACTAATTgaaaatatgtcaaaattcTCAAAGAAGATGGATTGATCACGCACAGCATCGTCGAATCCTGTGAAATATTTCCTTTTGTAAATCACATAGGTATTCAGTTGAACTATGGAACCAACCTGGTTTATACTCGAAACCATACACCGAAAAACATCCTTTCTCCATTTCATAACAATCTGGATCTGGAGATGTGCGACCGTTAGTTCAATTCTTTTATAAGTAAGATTTCTATGAACTAACTGGTGTAAGATACCACCGACGTCGCTTGTTGGAAAACGCTTCCAACGTAGGTATTCAAAAACGACTTTGACGAATTCACAATGGAGTAGGTGTCGGAGGTGTTGATAAAATAATATTCATGATTGAATGGCTAAAGAAAGATATCAAAAGCGTTGGTGATATATATGCCATATAGGTCTGAAAAATGACTCACAGCCCACTGAGCAGATTGAGAAACTTCCCCAACAAGCGGAGTGCCCACAACCTATTCAGTATGTATATTAAAAAAACTGCGGATTTCGACGTATAAAATTGGTATACCTGAGCTTCAAATATATCGATTTCAGGAGCAGCTCGACCAACGAAGGTACCGTCTTTGTGCTTGGGTCCAGGGTGGGACTCTCCGGGACAAGTGCATCTAGATAGCCTTTGCCCAGGAAGGTATGATAGTGTACCACCGTGAAACGGATCTCCGTGTGTAAGTGCATTGACAGGTTCCCCATTAAAAGTCTGGTTGGCTACAGTGCCAACGTCACATGCATCGTATGTGTATGGCCACTAGTATAGAATGAAATGAGAGACAAAATTGAATGGAAGGTGTCAGACTCCTACCATTCCTTCAAGGCTGGCTCCGTAGCCTGCTCTACCTATCGATAGTAAGTCTAAGAGTAGGTCATTGGTAGATGAGGGAAACCTACCAAGATTTCCTAATGCCCAAATTGCGGGCCATAGCCCAGCGACATCATTCCTTCCGGGAAGGGTCACCGATGTCTCGACGAGCCCTCCAGTAAAGCAAAACTTATTCCAAGTCGACATCATTCCACCCTCATAGGACAGACCGTGTGTATCCTTCTCTTTCAAAGTAACTTCAAGTGCACCATTTGCCGTGGTTACAGCTTCAGGATCCCAATATTCCAGGTTGTTTGTCTAATCATATCTGAAGTCAATCATAATTCTGACTACAACGCACAGTCAACAACGAACCTGCCAATAGTGCAAATCTGCTGCCTCCCAGTAAGGATCTTCACCCGGGTAAAAGGTTCGACCTTCGACGTTGAACTCATCGCTGAAGACCAGCTGCATGGTAACTTTAGGATTGTGCGCAGAAGGTTTAAAGTAAACATCTGCTGGAGTGTCTGGGTCTATTAGTCCTCGATTTCCGGGAAGCTCTGGGACCTTTCAAAAGTCAGTTGGAACCTGACGGTGAACTGATGGTATACAAATACCTGGCCCGATGCATTTGTCCCATAACCTCCCAATCTCGACTGTCCTTTCCGCTGAAAATACGTTATTAGGGGATAACCCACGCTAGGAAATTTTAGCAGATAAAGGTTAGATAACCATGAAATAGACGTACAAGAGGGCAAGGAGTCCTAATAAAATCACTGCAAGACAACCTAGATTTATCAACCCTCTCGTGGTAAATATATGTCCACCGCCTTTTGCATCTGGTTCATGGAGTGCATCGTCTTCCTCCGGTTGATCTGGAGAGATATTCGTACCCCAAATGGTGGGATCCGGCGGCAGCGGGAACTAAAACAAATAGTAATAGATATATAATTTTCCAGAACGCTTGAATCACAACCTCACCTTGTCAGATATTGAAGGTGCAGCGGAAGAGCTTCTGCTAGAATCGAAATCGTATGGGGACTATTTTACTCAAAGGTAAGAGATGGCGGAAATTTTATGGGAGAAAATATGTACCACTGAGTTCTGACTTGAAGGAGGTCTTGAACCTCTAAACGACGCGTTACTTCCCGTGGAGTGGTTAATGAGATTTGTTACAGAATGCGAAGGGCTCGACTGTTCATATCGACGGTGATGATCAAATTTTGAACCGAAGATGGACATGTAGAAGAGTCAGATGTCAACGTGCGGAAAAGGAGTATTCCTTGATAACTTTTCATAACAGGATATGTCGAAATAGACGGCTTGTAGACGGCGAACGGCAATGGAAGTAAATGTAAAACATTCTCACTCCTGCTTATATCATGCCTCCGGGTTATTGCACCAGGCGCTCGATGATTTAGAAAACGGCGGTTGGTTATTTTGTTGACTGGAGAGAGAAGACAATCCTAGTTATTGTAGGATAGCGTCCTGAGATGGCAGGGTTGTCGGTTCAGAGTTGAACCAGTCCATGTCGACAGCTGAGGTCTCCATTGATTGTGCGTATGTTGAGCGTATTATAGCAAAATTTTGAACGAGATCTTGCGAAGTGTAAGCGCTTGTTTACGAGCATCCAACGAATTGACTTGCAGAGGTTAATTCCAGATTCAAGACGATGAACCtttcaacgaagaaaaaaattcggCCGATGATCTCTAGCGGCCATTCTGCTTAAATTTCAAACTCAGTTTCAAGAGGAGAATGATGCTTACAAGGGGCTGCCTTCAACTTTGTCACTTCCGATCTCTACCTTACACAGTTCTTTTCATACATGTGTGTTATTGTTGGTTGACCTTGTTATGTATCGAATTGGGCATTGTGGTTTCCTCATGCTTTCCTCTTACCATTGGATCCGAGTCACTGTCCTCATTACTCCAGCGCCAATGTACCACAATATGCGTTTGACAGACGGCTCAATAGCACACAACCTCTGCTCTCTGCGCCTCTGCCGGCTTTCTAGACTATGAATATCTCGGTTCTTCGTAAGCTGAACTTCACAAAAATTTGTTGCTTCTACTTATTGGGGAGGGATCGACCAATGTTGTGTTAACACAATAAGAGCCTGTAGAATCCATGACTTAGATGCCACACCATTTCAACATGTTCTCAAAGGCTGTCTACTAGCCGGCAGCAGAAATAGGATAAGCTAATATCGTTCGAACGGAATCCTGCGAGATGAGTAAAAGAAAATGAGTGAGAAAAATAGAAGTAATTGCAGATGAATAGTTTAAGTCTGGATGAAGGTAGAGATATTCGCGGTGACACGAATTTCCGTATGTGCGTAGGGCTTTGGCGGCTAGTCGAAAAGTGACTGCGAGAGTGGATTTTGAAATGTTACAACGAATACGAAACTGGTCCATCGATGAGGAAATGCTATCAAGGTCAGAAGCAGAGTAGGCGGCGGCGGTAGAGAGGGGAATAATTTCAGATAAACGGCGCCAGTATAGTAAAAAGGCCAATGAGGTCCAACCACCAGTAGCGGCCACAACCTTGCAGAAGAGTTAGTTAATGAAAAAGAGGAGTGAAGTAGGGAAATAACCTCTGGAGGAACACCAGCGAGGAGAAGGGTAACGGCACCCCCGATGCGAAAGGAATGACCCGAGACGTACGTGAGATTGGCTTTCTCCCAAATAGCCTGGACAAAATCGAGAAAAACATGTTTGAACATGTTGGTCCATAGGCCATCCGCGGAGCGATAGGCAAAAATGGAGACTGAGTCGGAAGGAGGGGTGCCGTTAACCCGAATGTGGTTGAGAAGGGCAGCAACTGGACAAAGGTCGTCTTTGCGCGCGGTAAGAATCACGTCGGCACCTTCTTCGAGAGTAGTTTTAGTCCATGGGATGTGAAAGCTAGCAGAACGGAGCAAGCCGTCCTGCCCACGGTAGAAACGAATCCGCTCGGAGCCAGCTGTAGCATTTGTTGCGGGCGAGAAAGATGAATGAGACTTCACTGTAGTTTCGCCAAGTCTACGGCAGCCGAAAAAAGTGGTGAGAGCGCAGGCCCAGACGGCAGcatcgaaaggtttattaGTATCAATGCGACGACGGAGCTCAAAAAGATGGTCTATAGATACGGGCGCTCGAGGAGGGCGTTTGAGATGTGCGCCGGCCTTGCTGGCCGACTTGCGGGCTAGATTAAGCCACTCGTGGTCGCCATTCCAACGAGCACCTTTGTTAATATGCCACGCTCGGATGCCGGATAACCAGGACTTCATTGTGTTACCTGAAACCTGACCCATTCGCCATTGAACAAAGGCTGTGAGTGTGACAACTGAGGCAGGCATGCGAGCGACTTCGTCAATACCCATCTCGTCACAGAATTCGTTGAAGCGCTTGATACCGGCACCATACGTCTTCCTTGTATTTTCGGAAAGGGCGTTAGATAAGAGGTGATAAGCGAGATCAATAACTTTGCCGGGATGGGACATGGATAACGCGGCTTTGAGGCTGCTATCAAATGGAGTGGACCAAGCCGTGAGTCGATCTGCGGCCGGAACATTGGGACGAAAAAGGCTAGGATGTGAAGAGAAAACAGGGCGAGTAGGAAGACGAGTCGGAAGGAGAGAGCGAGGACGATGGGAAGGTAGCACAGGACGATAGACAGAAGTAGAAACAGAAGAGAGACTTTGAGGATGAGAAAATTGAGAAGAAGCGGCAACGTGCAAATGGGAATGGGGAACAACTGATGAAGCAGAGGATTGACATGCAGGACTTACAGAAGGGAAACGTGCAAAAGGTTCGAAAGATTTAGAAGAACGACGAGAAAAAGAGACTACAGAAGAAGCGGACGAGACAGATTCGAGGACGGGGATGTTAGATGATAACTTGCGGCGCGGAAGGGAGGGTCGATTGACTATCTCCCCACACAAGAAACACCTGCCTTCTACCCAAGGCTAATTATGCAAACAACTCATTCGGGGCAAAAATACCGTAGAGTTCGCAAGGCAGGGCGAACGTGATGTTGATTTTTGAATCCGTGGGACCACTCACACCGCGCGAGAGAGGGTCGGCAGGATTTCGTTCTGAAGGAATGTAAACGAGATCAGGAGTGATGAATATGGAAGAAAGAACGACACATGAACGACGAATGGAGTAATTGATGTGGTGATTGGCACTACGACCTTTCCCCAAAGCACCAATAGTACCTTGGTTATCGGAGTGGATAATGAGACGGGAATTAGAGATACCCATGGCTTCAATAAAATAGACGGCAAGTTCGACGGCGACCGTCTCAAGCCAACAGATGTCTCTGCCCTCTTGCTTCCAGGTATGAACCAGCTGGAAAGCAGCCCATTTACCGCCGATGCTGATTCCAATACCCCATGAAGTGCTCGCATCAACAtagatatccatatccacgGCCGGCCCTTGGCAAACGAGCTTTTGAGAAACCTCAGGGACTGAAAGGGTGGCAAGCCACCATTTCAAATCCGTGATAACGGAAGGCGGGGGGTAACGACAGACAAAGTAGTTGTCTTTGAAAGATGCTGCGAAGTTTGAGAGGGAAGGGAGATGTGAACGGCCCAGGGGATGAACAAAGGAGATATAGCATAAGGAGCCATGAAGCTTCTCGACGTCTTTGAGGAGGCAGCGATGATTAGTGAAGTTTGAGATAAAAGAATTGACACGTGAAAGAAACTTCAATCTTTTGGCCTCAGGAAGAGAAACCGTGCGATTAGCGAGGTCCCAAAGAAGGCCAATGAATGTAGTTGAAGAGGAAAAGATTCGTGTACCCTTAGTAGGATGCCACGGTACATTGAGAGATTTGATGTGATTCATCATGGTGTCCCAGTCGTAGTCGTACCGAAAATTGCCATCAAAAAAAAGGCCGTCCGCCGAAGGTATCCGAAAGATGCTGATATCGTCTTCGTATTTAAGGATGGGAAGAATACCGGAGGCT is a window from the Psilocybe cubensis strain MGC-MH-2018 chromosome 8, whole genome shotgun sequence genome containing:
- a CDS encoding Efflux pump radE; translated protein: MDDFNDKYETTTVIGVTESSMDEYSPSMTQENEGTDIEKGKVLTPEPTVVDLKAQEDEEWETDPDNARNWSWSRKWVATGIVSFYTFVPPFASSMMAPGLPEISERFHIDNPTLLALTLTIFLLSFALGPLFYAPLSEMYGRTEILHIGNLLSMVFSLGCAFSPNVGTLLAFRFLSGFSGSAPLAIGGGSVSDLFAPRDRASAMAFYNLGPILGPAIGPAVGGFITQTIGIKWVFIVIAITCGALSLISIPLLRETYAPVIRARKARRDGDVEKAARVHPMLVQAKGNLLSLLWMNLTRPIELLFRSFICFILSLFMSLLYGIYYLMLSTFPDLFNHTYGFGPGVGGLAYLGMGVGFFMAMFFAARVADAIYKTLADRNGGQGKPEMRMPAMVVGAICIPIGLLWYGWTAEAKVHWIVPIIGTTFFGFGTPETTILTSWFHFANLSLEGMTTVYLPISLYLVDAFRYAASALAAASVLRSLFGFVFPLFGEQMFSALGEGKGNTLLACVAFTLGIPFPIWIYYKGEAIRAKNPLSNGSM